The DNA sequence CGAGGAAATTCTCGCGCCATCACCGCTGCGGCAAACCCATCCCTGTCCGCATGCCGACCGTTGCGGCGGGTCGCGCTTCGGCATTGTCTCCCCGGATCATGGTCTCCAGCTCAAGGAAGCCATGCTCCGCGACGCGGTCGGGCGGGCGTTGGGACGGGAACGCGGACCGCGCGCGCTGGAGAATCTGGAGGTGATCCCCAGTCCCCAGGGTTGGCGCTACCGCTGGCGCGGCCAGATCCACGTCCGAAACGGCCGCCCCCATGCCATGGCCCACGCCAGCAACGAACTGGTGACCTTGACGGACTGCCATCTCCTGGCGGCCCCCCTGGCCCGCTCCATGCCGGACCTGGCGGCGGATCTGCCCGACGGCCGGTTCACCATCGCGGCCAGTCCCGTGACCGGCGAAGCGGTCCACGAACGCTCGGCCAGGGAGCTTGAATTTTCCTTTCCCGACTTCGGCCTGTCCGTGCATCTGCCGGCCGCGACTTTTTTCCAGGCCAACTGGTCCCTCAATCAGGAACTGGTCCGCAGAACCGTGCGGGCCGTGGACGGAGCCACCCGCGTGGCCGACCTGTTTGCCGGGGCCGGCAATTTTGCCCTGCCCCTGGCCAGCCAGGGCAAGACGATCCTGGCCGTGGAAGGCTGCGCGGCCGCGACCCGGACCGGAGCGCGCAACGCCGCCCGGCTCGGACTGCGGAGCGTCCGCTTCCGCGACGCGGATCTGGGCAAACCCAAAGCATGGAAGATGGTCCACGACTTCGATCCAGAGGTGGTCATCCTGGACCCGCCGCGCACCGGCGCCAAAAACATCGCGCGGACCCTGCTGGCCCTGCCCGGCCCGCGCCGACTGATCTGGATCT is a window from the Deltaproteobacteria bacterium genome containing:
- a CDS encoding class I SAM-dependent RNA methyltransferase, coding for MNEALTVHIEKLLWRGRGLARLDSGQVVMVEPGVLPGEDVRVRVVKTAKDYILAEAEEILAPSPLRQTHPCPHADRCGGSRFGIVSPDHGLQLKEAMLRDAVGRALGRERGPRALENLEVIPSPQGWRYRWRGQIHVRNGRPHAMAHASNELVTLTDCHLLAAPLARSMPDLAADLPDGRFTIAASPVTGEAVHERSARELEFSFPDFGLSVHLPAATFFQANWSLNQELVRRTVRAVDGATRVADLFAGAGNFALPLASQGKTILAVEGCAAATRTGARNAARLGLRSVRFRDADLGKPKAWKMVHDFDPEVVILDPPRTGAKNIARTLLALPGPRRLIWISCDVVNTIRDAKPLLEAGWQISTMALLDMFPGTWHMEVLMVLDR